The Xyrauchen texanus isolate HMW12.3.18 chromosome 25, RBS_HiC_50CHRs, whole genome shotgun sequence genome includes the window TTTTTTTCAGGAGTGTGAGGACTGCAACCTATTCTCTCCAGTACTTGCCAGCCGGGAGGACTCTGGCATGAGTGATATTGATGAACTGGGGTGCCACATTCTAGAAAGTACCTCACATCCAGATGCAGCATCCACAGAGCCTGATTTAGACCTTCAGATAGATGGCCCACCAGAGGGTTCTCCCGTGGATGATTACCTCAACAAGTATGGAATTTGTAGTTCAGGCCAAGTTCTCTCCGGTAGTGAGGAGGACTTGGACCTTCAGACTGTCAATGTGTTCTTTGAGAAGTTGAGATGTGCCACAGTAGATGAACAGCCCTTAGAACAAAGCCAGCTTGTAAATTGGGTAAGTGAGAAGATGGACCATCTGGAGGGTTTGATTGATAAGCAGGATATGTTGTCTGTAGATGTTTGTCCATCTGGCAAAAATGAAGCCAAACTTAAAGGAGAAATCACTAAGCAGGGTGAGGCTAATACCTGGGGCAATGTAGCCTTGGAAAAAGCTGTAGCTCCCACGTCTGCTAATGCACAAGTAAATGCACCAACATTCTCTGACAGAGAGCTAGTCACTGGAGAGGAGTCATTGTCACTTCCACTAATTACAGTAGGACTGAAACAGGAGCAGGAGGGAAGGTGTGGTGATCTTATCAAAGAGCTAAAGCTGAAACCTGAAGCACAGCCTCCAGAAAAAGGGGAAATGCCACCTATGGTGGTTGTTAATATGATAGATATGACTGACCAAATTCCAGCAAGAGAAAACATTGCTCATCTGGATAGTGGAAGCAGTTCAGACTCAAAAGACTCACCAGTCTCTCAGTTCCCAGTGTCACCATCCAATCTAAGAAGAAAaaggaggaagaagaggatgaGTATTCAGCCAGTAGAACTTGGTCATGGATATGAGGCTCAGTTCCAGGTCCACCGTAGGGAATCTGAAGAAGAGAAAAATTTTCAGGGAGAAGAGATAAACAACCTCCCTTTAAATGTCACAAAGTCAGAACGCTTATCATTTAAAAGAATTAAAACCCATTCAACACATACTGCTGATAATGTTAGAGCTAATTTACTGCTAAGCAGCACTTTTGCGCTCAAGGCTTCAGCTGACTTAAAGTCTTCAAAAAGCTTGCCAGTATCTTTCACAACATCTAATTTAGGCATTGAACATACAAGCACTTATGATATTTCCAAAAGTATGAGTGATCTTTCACTTTCAAACCATGGAAAATTGAAAACAAAAGTTTGTGACCTTTCTTCATTACCCAAGACTGATAAAGTTCTCAATTCACAAGAAAGtgatattgaattaaatataacAGAAGCGCTTCCATCTGGTCCTGCCATACACAGAGAGACAAACTGTTTGCCAACTTGGAACAGGACTGGTATTAGGAAAACCTTATCAGAGCCTCTAAGTGATAATTCTGAAGCAGGATGTCGAAGGAAATCCTTATTATCTCCTAACATTTCCAGTGCAGCTGATTCAAAAGAGACACCTTCCCCTCTAGTCTTGTCTGACTTGATTGCATACAAAGATTTATCCTGTTTAAGAAATGAGATTGACTGTTCTATCTTTAAAAATGAGCAACACTTGCTAAGCATTATGGCAGGAATTTCTGACATCAAACAAAGCAGCTTCTTTTTAACTTCAAGCAAATGCTCGGATGAAAACAGCCCAAAAACATTTACTTGTTCACAGGATACACAGGatattactttaaaaagtaaAGCCTTTACTCAAATTGATGCCCTAGAATCTCAGAGCCAATCAACTGCTGAAATACACATGATTTTTCCAAACACTGACTGCCATATGCCTGATAATAGTGTCATATCTGATGATGGAAAAGATGGGGCTCATTTTCAAAGCAGAAATAAGCAGAGtagtaaaatattaattgtggatGCCCAACCAATAAGGCCAAGGAATATAACTGATGATTCAGACGGTAAAGGAGACATGAGTGTAAATGAATTTGACAAGTCATGCCATGCTGTAGCAGACAGGATTGAAGGTTACCACTTACTTTGTGGTATACAAAGTGAATACATAAGTGGAAATGAAATCAAGGAAGAAAGTAAGCTTCTTAGTGAAGATGGTACTCAGAATACTCTAGCTGATGTGTCAGAATTGCCTCAAAATATAGCTGCTGATATGCAGGAGACATCCACATATTGTCTTGATTTAAATAGTGAAGCCAAATATCCAGAGAGTGTTGTTCTTGATACTGCAGATCAAATTCCATTTCCTGTGTATGCTATCTCCTCCTTCTGGAATGAAATGGAAAAATTGACTATAAATGACATTTTGCGGCTACGGTTAATTGGTAATGCCCAATACCCTAATGTTCTGACCCAACCAGAGGATGGGAGTATCGTAGACACTACAGATGCTGCAGACTCTGGTTATTTTACACAACCAGATGACTCTAAGCATATGTCTTTCATATCTGATTTGGATGAAGACATTGCACAGCTTCAAACCCAAATTTCTTTGAAGCAAGAAGATGAATCATGTCAGTTTCCTAGCTCTTGCAGTGTTACATGGGAAAATGATCCAGATCCAGTGGTCATGGGTGAAGATATTGTGCTCCCTAGTTCTAAAACTACTCTTCCTGAACCTGTCTTTTCAGTTAATGCTCAACAGTGCTTtagaaaaatgtgtaagaatgttAGCGTGCAGAACCTGCAAGCTCTAGAGGCTCAACCAATCAGACGAATGCTGAGAAATGCTTCTTTGCATTCAATCCATTCAGAGGTAGAAGATAACTTAATGGATCCCTTTTATCACGTGGACACCACCCTCCCAATGTGCCAATCTGATGATGAGGAAATGGAAAGTAGTGGTGTCACTTTTTCTGAGATAATCCAGTATTACTTTGGAGCAGATGAACCTGAACGTTGTGCATCTTGTGCGGACAACATAGCAGCCTCACACCTTGATGGAACAGGCACTTCTGTGGCTGAGATGTATGACCATTTCTTCTCAGACTTTGATACTGAAAACTTTTATCCACTTGCAGAAGAGTCAGGTGGTAATAAGGACAATAGGGTCCCTGTATTTTCAAGCTCAACTAAAAGAACACTTGAATTCCCAGATGCATATGATTATTTCTTCACAGATTCCCCATGTTCAGATGAAGATGAGAATGACAATTCACTGAACAAAGAAGTGACATGGTATGACCATAAGTCTTCCAACCATGATCCGGTTCCTGAAAGCTTTTTAAATCCACTTGTTGAAGAGTCAGTTGGCATTAAGGATAAAATGGTTCCCATATTTTCCTATTCCCGCTCAGCTAACAGAAACCTTGTGTTCCCAGAGGCTTATGATTATTTTTTCCCAGATTCCCCTGGACATtcagatgaagatgatgagaaTGACAATTCAGTGATCAAAGTGGTCACAAGGTATGACCACAAGTCTTCCCGCCATGATCCTGTTGCACCACCAGATATGTATGAGCACTTCTATTCTGAAGAAAATTTTCAGAACAACTTCCTCTGGACAAACCCTCTTTCATTTAGAAGAGTTCGACGCACAGGTTTTACAGTCCCTGAAGATAATTCATGTTCCTGGGCACTCTCCCCTGTAAAGCCATTCCCAAAAGGAATTCAACCTATCAATGTTTCTGGCCTTGAAAACAAACCATTCCCAGATCCTTTGCTCCTCAGCATAGAGAACTGCATCTACCAGCAGCTAGCTGAGCAACAGAAGCAATGTATTGAGATGCAGACAGCAGTTGCTGATCCGAGTAAGAAACACTTATTCCACAAATTATtctgcacacatgcacaatatGTTCActgaaaatacacattttactaacacctgtttgttttttgtaacaaCTTGTGTTTTGTGAAGGCATTTTGTAACTTTCTCACTGTTTTGCCAATGTATTTTGATCCATCAGATAAGTATTTTAGCTTGCTTCAAGTTGGGACCAGTGACCAATGGTGGCTCAACAGAAATAACAGACCCCAAAATTAGACAATACATTGGTTTCTCAAAATTTATTAGAAATAATCTACCTTTAGCTTTTGCTacaggtttttattattattattattatttatgttttgtattcTTATTCTACCCTCAACCCTTCCTCTCTCAATAACTGCTGACTATGGGTATCTAATCATGTAGAGCCATGCACAGGCCACTGGAATGGTTGTACGTGCTAGTCAGTCTTCACTCCTGT containing:
- the LOC127618688 gene encoding PGC-1 and ERR-induced regulator in muscle protein 1, yielding MEDFEYSVHISEQDWNSFFQECEDCNLFSPVLASREDSGMSDIDELGCHILESTSHPDAASTEPDLDLQIDGPPEGSPVDDYLNKYGICSSGQVLSGSEEDLDLQTVNVFFEKLRCATVDEQPLEQSQLVNWVSEKMDHLEGLIDKQDMLSVDVCPSGKNEAKLKGEITKQGEANTWGNVALEKAVAPTSANAQVNAPTFSDRELVTGEESLSLPLITVGLKQEQEGRCGDLIKELKLKPEAQPPEKGEMPPMVVVNMIDMTDQIPARENIAHLDSGSSSDSKDSPVSQFPVSPSNLRRKRRKKRMSIQPVELGHGYEAQFQVHRRESEEEKNFQGEEINNLPLNVTKSERLSFKRIKTHSTHTADNVRANLLLSSTFALKASADLKSSKSLPVSFTTSNLGIEHTSTYDISKSMSDLSLSNHGKLKTKVCDLSSLPKTDKVLNSQESDIELNITEALPSGPAIHRETNCLPTWNRTGIRKTLSEPLSDNSEAGCRRKSLLSPNISSAADSKETPSPLVLSDLIAYKDLSCLRNEIDCSIFKNEQHLLSIMAGISDIKQSSFFLTSSKCSDENSPKTFTCSQDTQDITLKSKAFTQIDALESQSQSTAEIHMIFPNTDCHMPDNSVISDDGKDGAHFQSRNKQSSKILIVDAQPIRPRNITDDSDGKGDMSVNEFDKSCHAVADRIEGYHLLCGIQSEYISGNEIKEESKLLSEDGTQNTLADVSELPQNIAADMQETSTYCLDLNSEAKYPESVVLDTADQIPFPVYAISSFWNEMEKLTINDILRLRLIGNAQYPNVLTQPEDGSIVDTTDAADSGYFTQPDDSKHMSFISDLDEDIAQLQTQISLKQEDESCQFPSSCSVTWENDPDPVVMGEDIVLPSSKTTLPEPVFSVNAQQCFRKMCKNVSVQNLQALEAQPIRRMLRNASLHSIHSEVEDNLMDPFYHVDTTLPMCQSDDEEMESSGVTFSEIIQYYFGADEPERCASCADNIAASHLDGTGTSVAEMYDHFFSDFDTENFYPLAEESGGNKDNRVPVFSSSTKRTLEFPDAYDYFFTDSPCSDEDENDNSLNKEVTWYDHKSSNHDPVPESFLNPLVEESVGIKDKMVPIFSYSRSANRNLVFPEAYDYFFPDSPGHSDEDDENDNSVIKVVTRYDHKSSRHDPVAPPDMYEHFYSEENFQNNFLWTNPLSFRRVRRTGFTVPEDNSCSWALSPVKPFPKGIQPINVSGLENKPFPDPLLLSIENCIYQQLAEQQKQCIEMQTAVADPRLDAPFLPLKQADMCLVCIAFASWVLKSTSSGTDAWKAALLANISALSAIRYLRRHKREEVSGKTPLRQIEPA